From a single Apostichopus japonicus isolate 1M-3 chromosome 12, ASM3797524v1, whole genome shotgun sequence genomic region:
- the LOC139977923 gene encoding uncharacterized protein, whose translation MTTGKRFFAFLLHCCLLLFTTSGEVIESSHSGNLELTIGVYEIERSKADDYLQSIADDDQCTDESPLEIVTNSIPGMTSNSAVGIIMYGTFGTDVDFDEADCQENVGNNSFRLVWLFLLTSRVKDGARINLLLRMFTDSQEPIFNPLLSEATRVDNITEDAGIVRMQDGSDVLAFQISQGVCPDGEDGNRGQDEWRSIRDDLWSSYPRPMDWSICDHMGWETSFCRALAPHKCSLSRYNNDFCIRFNKVSTKRRCKSNMKLIKATGMFLKTSLLGNEFPQDVYDAENAEGARIFDVVYPCFGNES comes from the exons ATGACAACTGGCAAAAGATTCTTCGCGTTTTTGCTTCATTGCTGCTTGCTTCTTTTCACCACTTCAGGAGAAGTCATTGAATCTTCCCATTCGGGTAATTTAGAGCTTACCATTGGTGTCTACGAAATAGAGAGAAGCAAAGCCGATGACTATTTACAAAGTATCGCCGACGATGATCAATGCACGGACG AATCTCCTCTAGAAATAGTTACCAACTCTATTCCCGGGATGACGTCAAACAGTGCCGTAGGTATTATTATGTATGGTACGTTTGGAACCGATGTTGATTTCGACGAGGCTGATTGTCAAGAGAATGTTGGGAACAACTCTTTTCGGCTTGTCTGGCTGTTTCTCTTAACTTCGCGAGTAAAAGATGGGGCACGTATTAATTTACTATTACGCATGTTCACTGACAGCCAGGAGCCCATTTTTAACCCTTTACTCAGTGAGGCCACTCGCGTCGATAACATAACAGAAGACGCAGGAATTGTGAGAATGCAAGACGGAAGTGACGTATTGGCTTTCCAGATCTCACAGGGAGTGTGCCCCGACGGAGAGGATGGCAACCGAGGTCAAGACGAATGGAGATCCATTAGGGATGATTTGTGGAGCTCCTATCCGAGACCGATGGATTGGTCAATTTGTGATCACATGGGCTGGGAAACGTCTTTTTGCCGTGCTTTGGCACCACATAAATGTTCCCTATCGCGCTACAACAATGACTTTTGCATTCGTTTCAACAAAGTGAGCACAAAACGCCGATGTAAGTCTAATATGAAGTTGATCAAGGCGACGGGGATGTTTCTCAAAACATCTTTGCTAGGCAACGAATTTCCACAAGACGTATACGATGCTGAAAATGCAGAAGGGGCTCGCATCTTTGACGTAGTATATCCATGCTTTGGGAATGAGAGCTAG
- the LOC139977922 gene encoding adenosine receptor A2a-like produces the protein MMNFSNNTSLVEGQSVSLRVSITGSIIYVAVYIPVILMCVSGNALVIMTFIRFKKVRKVNNYYIFALAIVDFLTGSVAMPLAISNRLIISETTCHANSRSYLFLPAYVLCSTSMCLLLAITVDRYIAISRPLRYHVIMTRQKTTKIIIFWFAFGFCFGTLPVWSFGSDPYQWVCGLEQYDAPILTVHAIVGSFLIPTWLLLLIIAYVRIFYIAYLRKDAVSNSRSQRAKSVQWKMRMRTTITSAFVLGTFTIFWLPHSFKNIFEIYLAKDLKSLLAVQTFCEMLTYISSFMNPIIYGWRNHQFRTAYKQILKNCDCFQGNKPEQNSASPDTDETGSINLTRSMSSVQINISE, from the coding sequence ATGATGAATTTCTCAAATAATACTTCGCTTGTGGAGGGTCAGTCTGTATCACTGAGAGTGTCTATTACTGGAAGCATTATATACGTCGCTGTGTACATTCCCGTAATATTGATGTGTGTATCGGGCAATGCTTTGGTTATCATGACATTTATTCGCTTCAAGAAAGTGCGCAAAGTCAACAACTATTATATTTTTGCCTTAGCGATAGTCGACTTTCTTACCGGATCGGTTGCCATGCCATTGGCGATATCAAATAGATTGATTATTAGTGAGACTACGTGCCACGCTAATTCGCGTTCTTATCTCTTTCTACCCGCGTATGTTTTGTGTTCCACTTCTATGTGCCTGTTGTTAGCGATAACCGTCGATCGATATATCGCAATATCTCGTCCGTTGCGATATCACGTCATCATGACACGACAGAAGACGACTAAAATCATCATCTTTTGGTTCGCATTCGGTTTTTGTTTCGGTACGTTACCAGTTTGGAGTTTCGGTAGCGATCCATATCAATGGGTGTGTGGACTGGAACAGTACGATGCCCCGATACTAACAGTTCACGCGATCGTTGGGTCATTCCTAATACCTACGTGGCTACTATTACTGATTATTGCGTATGTGAGAATCTTCTACATCGCTTACCTCAGAAAGGATGCTGTATCGAACAGCAGGTCTCAGAGGGCCAAGTCTGTTCAGTGGAAAATGCGCATGCGCACAACAATTACGAGCGCTTTTGTTCTTGGTACTTTCACAATCTTTTGGTTACCACACAGTTTTAAGAATATTTTCGAAATTTATCTTGCAAAAGATCTGAAATCCCTCTTGGCTGTTCAAACTTTTTGTGAGATGTTAACTTATATCAGCTCTTTCATGAATCCTATCATTTATGGATGGCGTAACCATCAATTTAGAACAGCCTACAAGCAAATACTGAAAAACTGTGATTGTTTCCAAGGCAACAAGCCCGAGCAGAACTCTGCCAGCCCCGATACAGATGAAACCGGAAGTATCAACCTGACACGATCCATGTCGTCAGTGCAAATCAATATCAGTGAATAA